The following are encoded together in the Glycine max cultivar Williams 82 chromosome 8, Glycine_max_v4.0, whole genome shotgun sequence genome:
- the LOC100796828 gene encoding WD repeat-containing protein 43 isoform X1: MVKDKLKKHVLTAFTPNGDYVAILSANEVAKIWNTNTGHLLAEWKPSDGDHDIRYSCIACSFIGKKRRKEQGTCLLALGTIDGSVLAVDVSTGERKLTTSHPGGICGLSFANKGRLLRIVGHNGVAYGVNTETGELLKEFKITKKSITSLAFSNDEKYLAIVSSRPRVISWEIGEEILKFPNDLGNVEHISISSDAKNLVTSDFEGKHLQVWKCDLNSGNLCRGPTLPIRHPPLVLDCHSGCNKEDVVVLAVTGRGSAYIWNLSASSKDQIQPTKLTTETKIVETDKENGVSSKKRHTLIIASRLQPVEENKQMKALVTYGSVDHPQFSILNISNSGENIVLYVGDETDSVQQHDSPSGKAIPMESKKAKKRQATSDPDLPTTTNEVDLAFNVDQHEAAKGVLLDDDLNEPTMGEKLASLSVLDGNKSRSDTEQESSVPAKPPSADSVHVLLKQALNADDRTLLLDCLFTQDEKVIRKSIAQLNPSNVLKLLYSLISIIESRGSILVCALPWLKCLLLQHASGIMSQESSLKALNSLYQLIESRVSTFKSAIQLSSCLDTLRIGWFLLEQAIDEEEDEGEMVPVIYEDKDTDDDEESDDAMEDNTDEQQPEEQFHAARYIDANEDR; the protein is encoded by the exons ATGGTGAAGGACAAATTAAAGAAACATGTTCTCACTGCTTTCACTCCTAATGGGGATTATGTGGCTATTCTGTCTGCCAATGAGGTGGCCAAG ATTTGGAACACAAACACTGGACATTTGTTGGCAGAGTGGAAGCCATCAGATGGAGATCATGATATTCGTTATTCTTGTATTGCATGTAGTTTCATTGGGAAAAAG CGTAGAAAAGAACagggaacttgcttattagCTCTTGGCACAATCGATGGAAGCGTTCTAGCTGTTGATGTTTCCACTGGTGAGAGAAAATTGACTACCAGCCATCCCGG GGGGATTTGTGGACTCTCATTCGCAAACAAGGGACGTCTTCTTCGCATTGTTGGACATAATGGGGTAGCATACGGGGTTAATACTGAAACAGGAGAGCTTTTAAAGGaatttaaaatcacaaaaaagtCTATTACTTCTCTGGCTTTCTCGAATG atgaaaaatatttagctATTGTCAGCTCTAGACCACGGGTTATAAGCTGGGAAATTGGGGAAGAGATTCTGAAGTTCCCTAATGATTTG GGAAATGTAGAGCACATTTCTATATCGAGTGATGCCAAAAATTTAGTTACATCAGATTTTGAGGGTAAACATCTTCAAGTTTGGAAGTGTGATTTAAATTCGGGAAATCTGTGTAGAGGTCCTACACTTCCCATAAGACATCCTCCATTAGTTTTGGACTGCCACAGTGGTTGCAATAAAGAAGATGTAGTTGTTTTGGCAGTTACTGGTAGAGGTTCAGCTTATATATGGAATTTGAGTGCTTCCTCCAAAGATCAGATACAGCCAACTAAATTGACTACGGAGACTAAAATAGTTGAAACAGACAAGGAAAATGGTGTAAGTTCAAAGAAAAGGCACACCTTGATTATTGCATCCAGATTACAACCAGTAGAGGAAAATAAACAGATGAAAGCTCTTGTGACTTATGGATCTGTAGATCATCCACAGTTTAGTATCTTAAATATTAGCAATTCAGGGGAGAATATAGTATTATATGTTGGAGATGAGACTGATTCTGTTCAGCAGCATGACAGTCCTTCTGGCAAAG CAATACCAATGGAAAGCAAGAAAGCTAAGAAAAGACAGGCAACATCTGATCCTGATCTTCCAACCACAACTAACGAGGTGGATTTAG CATTTAATGTAGATCAACATGAGGCTGCAAAAGGAGTCCTTCTTGATGATGATTTGAACGAGCCAACAATGGGAGAGAAACTTGCTAGTCTAAGTGTTCTGGATGGGAACAAATCAAGGAGTGATACAGAGCAAGAATCTTCTGTCCCAGCAAAGCCTCCAAGTGCAGACTCTGTACATGTTTTGCTTAAGCAAGCATTAAATGCTGATGATCGCACCCTTCTGCTAGATTGCTTGTTTACACAAGATGAGAAG GTTATTAGAAAGTCAATTGCACAGTTGAACCCATCCAACGTCCTCAAACTTCTATACTCTCTCATATCTATTATTGAATCTAG ggGTTCAATTTTGGTATGTGCTCTTCCATGGTTGAAGTGTCTACTTCTACAGCATGCCAGCGGAATAATGTCCCAGGAATCTTCATTAAAAGCTTTGAACTCTTTGTATCAA CTGATTGAGTCTAGAGTCTCCACTTTTAAATCTGCCATCCAACTCTCAAGTTGTTTAGACACGCTTCGCATAGGG TGGTTTCTTTTGGAACAGGCTATTGACGAGGAGGAAGATGAAGGTGAAATGGTGCCAGTTATCTATGAGGATAAGGAtactgatgatgatgaagaatcTGATGATGCCATGGAAGATAACACAGATGAACAACAACCAGAAGAACAGTTTCATGCTGCCAGATACATTGATGCAAATGAAGATAGGTGA
- the LOC100796828 gene encoding WD repeat-containing protein 43 isoform X4, translated as MVKDKLKKHVLTAFTPNGDYVAILSANEVAKIWNTNTGHLLAEWKPSDGDHDIRYSCIACSFIGKKRRKEQGTCLLALGTIDGSVLAVDVSTGERKLTTSHPGGICGLSFANKGRLLRIVGHNGVAYGVNTETGELLKEFKITKKSITSLAFSNDEKYLAIVSSRPRVISWEIGEEILKFPNDLGNVEHISISSDAKNLVTSDFEGKHLQVWKCDLNSGNLCRGPTLPIRHPPLVLDCHSGCNKEDVVVLAVTGRGSAYIWNLSASSKDQIQPTKLTTETKIVETDKENGVSSKKRHTLIIASRLQPVEENKQMKALVTYGSVDHPQFSILNISNSGENIVLYVGDETDSVQQHDSPSGKAIPMESKKAKKRQATSDPDLPTTTNEVDLDQHEAAKGVLLDDDLNEPTMGEKLASLSVLDGNKSRSDTEQESSVPAKPPSADSVHVLLKQALNADDRTLLLDCLFTQDEKVIRKSIAQLNPSNVLKLLYSLISIIESRGSILVCALPWLKCLLLQHASGIMSQESSLKALNSLYQLIESRVSTFKSAIQLSSCLDTLRIGAIDEEEDEGEMVPVIYEDKDTDDDEESDDAMEDNTDEQQPEEQFHAARYIDANEDR; from the exons ATGGTGAAGGACAAATTAAAGAAACATGTTCTCACTGCTTTCACTCCTAATGGGGATTATGTGGCTATTCTGTCTGCCAATGAGGTGGCCAAG ATTTGGAACACAAACACTGGACATTTGTTGGCAGAGTGGAAGCCATCAGATGGAGATCATGATATTCGTTATTCTTGTATTGCATGTAGTTTCATTGGGAAAAAG CGTAGAAAAGAACagggaacttgcttattagCTCTTGGCACAATCGATGGAAGCGTTCTAGCTGTTGATGTTTCCACTGGTGAGAGAAAATTGACTACCAGCCATCCCGG GGGGATTTGTGGACTCTCATTCGCAAACAAGGGACGTCTTCTTCGCATTGTTGGACATAATGGGGTAGCATACGGGGTTAATACTGAAACAGGAGAGCTTTTAAAGGaatttaaaatcacaaaaaagtCTATTACTTCTCTGGCTTTCTCGAATG atgaaaaatatttagctATTGTCAGCTCTAGACCACGGGTTATAAGCTGGGAAATTGGGGAAGAGATTCTGAAGTTCCCTAATGATTTG GGAAATGTAGAGCACATTTCTATATCGAGTGATGCCAAAAATTTAGTTACATCAGATTTTGAGGGTAAACATCTTCAAGTTTGGAAGTGTGATTTAAATTCGGGAAATCTGTGTAGAGGTCCTACACTTCCCATAAGACATCCTCCATTAGTTTTGGACTGCCACAGTGGTTGCAATAAAGAAGATGTAGTTGTTTTGGCAGTTACTGGTAGAGGTTCAGCTTATATATGGAATTTGAGTGCTTCCTCCAAAGATCAGATACAGCCAACTAAATTGACTACGGAGACTAAAATAGTTGAAACAGACAAGGAAAATGGTGTAAGTTCAAAGAAAAGGCACACCTTGATTATTGCATCCAGATTACAACCAGTAGAGGAAAATAAACAGATGAAAGCTCTTGTGACTTATGGATCTGTAGATCATCCACAGTTTAGTATCTTAAATATTAGCAATTCAGGGGAGAATATAGTATTATATGTTGGAGATGAGACTGATTCTGTTCAGCAGCATGACAGTCCTTCTGGCAAAG CAATACCAATGGAAAGCAAGAAAGCTAAGAAAAGACAGGCAACATCTGATCCTGATCTTCCAACCACAACTAACGAGGTGGATTTAG ATCAACATGAGGCTGCAAAAGGAGTCCTTCTTGATGATGATTTGAACGAGCCAACAATGGGAGAGAAACTTGCTAGTCTAAGTGTTCTGGATGGGAACAAATCAAGGAGTGATACAGAGCAAGAATCTTCTGTCCCAGCAAAGCCTCCAAGTGCAGACTCTGTACATGTTTTGCTTAAGCAAGCATTAAATGCTGATGATCGCACCCTTCTGCTAGATTGCTTGTTTACACAAGATGAGAAG GTTATTAGAAAGTCAATTGCACAGTTGAACCCATCCAACGTCCTCAAACTTCTATACTCTCTCATATCTATTATTGAATCTAG ggGTTCAATTTTGGTATGTGCTCTTCCATGGTTGAAGTGTCTACTTCTACAGCATGCCAGCGGAATAATGTCCCAGGAATCTTCATTAAAAGCTTTGAACTCTTTGTATCAA CTGATTGAGTCTAGAGTCTCCACTTTTAAATCTGCCATCCAACTCTCAAGTTGTTTAGACACGCTTCGCATAGGG GCTATTGACGAGGAGGAAGATGAAGGTGAAATGGTGCCAGTTATCTATGAGGATAAGGAtactgatgatgatgaagaatcTGATGATGCCATGGAAGATAACACAGATGAACAACAACCAGAAGAACAGTTTCATGCTGCCAGATACATTGATGCAAATGAAGATAGGTGA
- the LOC100796828 gene encoding WD repeat-containing protein 43 isoform X2, producing MVKDKLKKHVLTAFTPNGDYVAILSANEVAKIWNTNTGHLLAEWKPSDGDHDIRYSCIACSFIGKKRRKEQGTCLLALGTIDGSVLAVDVSTGERKLTTSHPGGICGLSFANKGRLLRIVGHNGVAYGVNTETGELLKEFKITKKSITSLAFSNDEKYLAIVSSRPRVISWEIGEEILKFPNDLGNVEHISISSDAKNLVTSDFEGKHLQVWKCDLNSGNLCRGPTLPIRHPPLVLDCHSGCNKEDVVVLAVTGRGSAYIWNLSASSKDQIQPTKLTTETKIVETDKENGVSSKKRHTLIIASRLQPVEENKQMKALVTYGSVDHPQFSILNISNSGENIVLYVGDETDSVQQHDSPSGKAIPMESKKAKKRQATSDPDLPTTTNEVDLDQHEAAKGVLLDDDLNEPTMGEKLASLSVLDGNKSRSDTEQESSVPAKPPSADSVHVLLKQALNADDRTLLLDCLFTQDEKVIRKSIAQLNPSNVLKLLYSLISIIESRGSILVCALPWLKCLLLQHASGIMSQESSLKALNSLYQLIESRVSTFKSAIQLSSCLDTLRIGWFLLEQAIDEEEDEGEMVPVIYEDKDTDDDEESDDAMEDNTDEQQPEEQFHAARYIDANEDR from the exons ATGGTGAAGGACAAATTAAAGAAACATGTTCTCACTGCTTTCACTCCTAATGGGGATTATGTGGCTATTCTGTCTGCCAATGAGGTGGCCAAG ATTTGGAACACAAACACTGGACATTTGTTGGCAGAGTGGAAGCCATCAGATGGAGATCATGATATTCGTTATTCTTGTATTGCATGTAGTTTCATTGGGAAAAAG CGTAGAAAAGAACagggaacttgcttattagCTCTTGGCACAATCGATGGAAGCGTTCTAGCTGTTGATGTTTCCACTGGTGAGAGAAAATTGACTACCAGCCATCCCGG GGGGATTTGTGGACTCTCATTCGCAAACAAGGGACGTCTTCTTCGCATTGTTGGACATAATGGGGTAGCATACGGGGTTAATACTGAAACAGGAGAGCTTTTAAAGGaatttaaaatcacaaaaaagtCTATTACTTCTCTGGCTTTCTCGAATG atgaaaaatatttagctATTGTCAGCTCTAGACCACGGGTTATAAGCTGGGAAATTGGGGAAGAGATTCTGAAGTTCCCTAATGATTTG GGAAATGTAGAGCACATTTCTATATCGAGTGATGCCAAAAATTTAGTTACATCAGATTTTGAGGGTAAACATCTTCAAGTTTGGAAGTGTGATTTAAATTCGGGAAATCTGTGTAGAGGTCCTACACTTCCCATAAGACATCCTCCATTAGTTTTGGACTGCCACAGTGGTTGCAATAAAGAAGATGTAGTTGTTTTGGCAGTTACTGGTAGAGGTTCAGCTTATATATGGAATTTGAGTGCTTCCTCCAAAGATCAGATACAGCCAACTAAATTGACTACGGAGACTAAAATAGTTGAAACAGACAAGGAAAATGGTGTAAGTTCAAAGAAAAGGCACACCTTGATTATTGCATCCAGATTACAACCAGTAGAGGAAAATAAACAGATGAAAGCTCTTGTGACTTATGGATCTGTAGATCATCCACAGTTTAGTATCTTAAATATTAGCAATTCAGGGGAGAATATAGTATTATATGTTGGAGATGAGACTGATTCTGTTCAGCAGCATGACAGTCCTTCTGGCAAAG CAATACCAATGGAAAGCAAGAAAGCTAAGAAAAGACAGGCAACATCTGATCCTGATCTTCCAACCACAACTAACGAGGTGGATTTAG ATCAACATGAGGCTGCAAAAGGAGTCCTTCTTGATGATGATTTGAACGAGCCAACAATGGGAGAGAAACTTGCTAGTCTAAGTGTTCTGGATGGGAACAAATCAAGGAGTGATACAGAGCAAGAATCTTCTGTCCCAGCAAAGCCTCCAAGTGCAGACTCTGTACATGTTTTGCTTAAGCAAGCATTAAATGCTGATGATCGCACCCTTCTGCTAGATTGCTTGTTTACACAAGATGAGAAG GTTATTAGAAAGTCAATTGCACAGTTGAACCCATCCAACGTCCTCAAACTTCTATACTCTCTCATATCTATTATTGAATCTAG ggGTTCAATTTTGGTATGTGCTCTTCCATGGTTGAAGTGTCTACTTCTACAGCATGCCAGCGGAATAATGTCCCAGGAATCTTCATTAAAAGCTTTGAACTCTTTGTATCAA CTGATTGAGTCTAGAGTCTCCACTTTTAAATCTGCCATCCAACTCTCAAGTTGTTTAGACACGCTTCGCATAGGG TGGTTTCTTTTGGAACAGGCTATTGACGAGGAGGAAGATGAAGGTGAAATGGTGCCAGTTATCTATGAGGATAAGGAtactgatgatgatgaagaatcTGATGATGCCATGGAAGATAACACAGATGAACAACAACCAGAAGAACAGTTTCATGCTGCCAGATACATTGATGCAAATGAAGATAGGTGA
- the LOC100796828 gene encoding WD repeat-containing protein 43 isoform X3: MVKDKLKKHVLTAFTPNGDYVAILSANEVAKIWNTNTGHLLAEWKPSDGDHDIRYSCIACSFIGKKRRKEQGTCLLALGTIDGSVLAVDVSTGERKLTTSHPGGICGLSFANKGRLLRIVGHNGVAYGVNTETGELLKEFKITKKSITSLAFSNDEKYLAIVSSRPRVISWEIGEEILKFPNDLGNVEHISISSDAKNLVTSDFEGKHLQVWKCDLNSGNLCRGPTLPIRHPPLVLDCHSGCNKEDVVVLAVTGRGSAYIWNLSASSKDQIQPTKLTTETKIVETDKENGVSSKKRHTLIIASRLQPVEENKQMKALVTYGSVDHPQFSILNISNSGENIVLYVGDETDSVQQHDSPSGKAIPMESKKAKKRQATSDPDLPTTTNEVDLAFNVDQHEAAKGVLLDDDLNEPTMGEKLASLSVLDGNKSRSDTEQESSVPAKPPSADSVHVLLKQALNADDRTLLLDCLFTQDEKVIRKSIAQLNPSNVLKLLYSLISIIESRGSILVCALPWLKCLLLQHASGIMSQESSLKALNSLYQLIESRVSTFKSAIQLSSCLDTLRIGAIDEEEDEGEMVPVIYEDKDTDDDEESDDAMEDNTDEQQPEEQFHAARYIDANEDR, translated from the exons ATGGTGAAGGACAAATTAAAGAAACATGTTCTCACTGCTTTCACTCCTAATGGGGATTATGTGGCTATTCTGTCTGCCAATGAGGTGGCCAAG ATTTGGAACACAAACACTGGACATTTGTTGGCAGAGTGGAAGCCATCAGATGGAGATCATGATATTCGTTATTCTTGTATTGCATGTAGTTTCATTGGGAAAAAG CGTAGAAAAGAACagggaacttgcttattagCTCTTGGCACAATCGATGGAAGCGTTCTAGCTGTTGATGTTTCCACTGGTGAGAGAAAATTGACTACCAGCCATCCCGG GGGGATTTGTGGACTCTCATTCGCAAACAAGGGACGTCTTCTTCGCATTGTTGGACATAATGGGGTAGCATACGGGGTTAATACTGAAACAGGAGAGCTTTTAAAGGaatttaaaatcacaaaaaagtCTATTACTTCTCTGGCTTTCTCGAATG atgaaaaatatttagctATTGTCAGCTCTAGACCACGGGTTATAAGCTGGGAAATTGGGGAAGAGATTCTGAAGTTCCCTAATGATTTG GGAAATGTAGAGCACATTTCTATATCGAGTGATGCCAAAAATTTAGTTACATCAGATTTTGAGGGTAAACATCTTCAAGTTTGGAAGTGTGATTTAAATTCGGGAAATCTGTGTAGAGGTCCTACACTTCCCATAAGACATCCTCCATTAGTTTTGGACTGCCACAGTGGTTGCAATAAAGAAGATGTAGTTGTTTTGGCAGTTACTGGTAGAGGTTCAGCTTATATATGGAATTTGAGTGCTTCCTCCAAAGATCAGATACAGCCAACTAAATTGACTACGGAGACTAAAATAGTTGAAACAGACAAGGAAAATGGTGTAAGTTCAAAGAAAAGGCACACCTTGATTATTGCATCCAGATTACAACCAGTAGAGGAAAATAAACAGATGAAAGCTCTTGTGACTTATGGATCTGTAGATCATCCACAGTTTAGTATCTTAAATATTAGCAATTCAGGGGAGAATATAGTATTATATGTTGGAGATGAGACTGATTCTGTTCAGCAGCATGACAGTCCTTCTGGCAAAG CAATACCAATGGAAAGCAAGAAAGCTAAGAAAAGACAGGCAACATCTGATCCTGATCTTCCAACCACAACTAACGAGGTGGATTTAG CATTTAATGTAGATCAACATGAGGCTGCAAAAGGAGTCCTTCTTGATGATGATTTGAACGAGCCAACAATGGGAGAGAAACTTGCTAGTCTAAGTGTTCTGGATGGGAACAAATCAAGGAGTGATACAGAGCAAGAATCTTCTGTCCCAGCAAAGCCTCCAAGTGCAGACTCTGTACATGTTTTGCTTAAGCAAGCATTAAATGCTGATGATCGCACCCTTCTGCTAGATTGCTTGTTTACACAAGATGAGAAG GTTATTAGAAAGTCAATTGCACAGTTGAACCCATCCAACGTCCTCAAACTTCTATACTCTCTCATATCTATTATTGAATCTAG ggGTTCAATTTTGGTATGTGCTCTTCCATGGTTGAAGTGTCTACTTCTACAGCATGCCAGCGGAATAATGTCCCAGGAATCTTCATTAAAAGCTTTGAACTCTTTGTATCAA CTGATTGAGTCTAGAGTCTCCACTTTTAAATCTGCCATCCAACTCTCAAGTTGTTTAGACACGCTTCGCATAGGG GCTATTGACGAGGAGGAAGATGAAGGTGAAATGGTGCCAGTTATCTATGAGGATAAGGAtactgatgatgatgaagaatcTGATGATGCCATGGAAGATAACACAGATGAACAACAACCAGAAGAACAGTTTCATGCTGCCAGATACATTGATGCAAATGAAGATAGGTGA
- the LOC100796828 gene encoding WD repeat-containing protein 43 isoform X5: MFSLLSLLMGIMWLFCLPMRWPRFGTQTLDICWQSGSHQMEIMIFVILVLHVVSLGKRKEQGTCLLALGTIDGSVLAVDVSTGERKLTTSHPGGICGLSFANKGRLLRIVGHNGVAYGVNTETGELLKEFKITKKSITSLAFSNDEKYLAIVSSRPRVISWEIGEEILKFPNDLGNVEHISISSDAKNLVTSDFEGKHLQVWKCDLNSGNLCRGPTLPIRHPPLVLDCHSGCNKEDVVVLAVTGRGSAYIWNLSASSKDQIQPTKLTTETKIVETDKENGVSSKKRHTLIIASRLQPVEENKQMKALVTYGSVDHPQFSILNISNSGENIVLYVGDETDSVQQHDSPSGKAIPMESKKAKKRQATSDPDLPTTTNEVDLDQHEAAKGVLLDDDLNEPTMGEKLASLSVLDGNKSRSDTEQESSVPAKPPSADSVHVLLKQALNADDRTLLLDCLFTQDEKVIRKSIAQLNPSNVLKLLYSLISIIESRGSILVCALPWLKCLLLQHASGIMSQESSLKALNSLYQLIESRVSTFKSAIQLSSCLDTLRIGAIDEEEDEGEMVPVIYEDKDTDDDEESDDAMEDNTDEQQPEEQFHAARYIDANEDR, translated from the exons ATGTTCTCACTGCTTTCACTCCTAATGGGGATTATGTGGCTATTCTGTCTGCCAATGAGGTGGCCAAG ATTTGGAACACAAACACTGGACATTTGTTGGCAGAGTGGAAGCCATCAGATGGAGATCATGATATTCGTTATTCTTGTATTGCATGTAGTTTCATTGGGAAAAAG AAAAGAACagggaacttgcttattagCTCTTGGCACAATCGATGGAAGCGTTCTAGCTGTTGATGTTTCCACTGGTGAGAGAAAATTGACTACCAGCCATCCCGG GGGGATTTGTGGACTCTCATTCGCAAACAAGGGACGTCTTCTTCGCATTGTTGGACATAATGGGGTAGCATACGGGGTTAATACTGAAACAGGAGAGCTTTTAAAGGaatttaaaatcacaaaaaagtCTATTACTTCTCTGGCTTTCTCGAATG atgaaaaatatttagctATTGTCAGCTCTAGACCACGGGTTATAAGCTGGGAAATTGGGGAAGAGATTCTGAAGTTCCCTAATGATTTG GGAAATGTAGAGCACATTTCTATATCGAGTGATGCCAAAAATTTAGTTACATCAGATTTTGAGGGTAAACATCTTCAAGTTTGGAAGTGTGATTTAAATTCGGGAAATCTGTGTAGAGGTCCTACACTTCCCATAAGACATCCTCCATTAGTTTTGGACTGCCACAGTGGTTGCAATAAAGAAGATGTAGTTGTTTTGGCAGTTACTGGTAGAGGTTCAGCTTATATATGGAATTTGAGTGCTTCCTCCAAAGATCAGATACAGCCAACTAAATTGACTACGGAGACTAAAATAGTTGAAACAGACAAGGAAAATGGTGTAAGTTCAAAGAAAAGGCACACCTTGATTATTGCATCCAGATTACAACCAGTAGAGGAAAATAAACAGATGAAAGCTCTTGTGACTTATGGATCTGTAGATCATCCACAGTTTAGTATCTTAAATATTAGCAATTCAGGGGAGAATATAGTATTATATGTTGGAGATGAGACTGATTCTGTTCAGCAGCATGACAGTCCTTCTGGCAAAG CAATACCAATGGAAAGCAAGAAAGCTAAGAAAAGACAGGCAACATCTGATCCTGATCTTCCAACCACAACTAACGAGGTGGATTTAG ATCAACATGAGGCTGCAAAAGGAGTCCTTCTTGATGATGATTTGAACGAGCCAACAATGGGAGAGAAACTTGCTAGTCTAAGTGTTCTGGATGGGAACAAATCAAGGAGTGATACAGAGCAAGAATCTTCTGTCCCAGCAAAGCCTCCAAGTGCAGACTCTGTACATGTTTTGCTTAAGCAAGCATTAAATGCTGATGATCGCACCCTTCTGCTAGATTGCTTGTTTACACAAGATGAGAAG GTTATTAGAAAGTCAATTGCACAGTTGAACCCATCCAACGTCCTCAAACTTCTATACTCTCTCATATCTATTATTGAATCTAG ggGTTCAATTTTGGTATGTGCTCTTCCATGGTTGAAGTGTCTACTTCTACAGCATGCCAGCGGAATAATGTCCCAGGAATCTTCATTAAAAGCTTTGAACTCTTTGTATCAA CTGATTGAGTCTAGAGTCTCCACTTTTAAATCTGCCATCCAACTCTCAAGTTGTTTAGACACGCTTCGCATAGGG GCTATTGACGAGGAGGAAGATGAAGGTGAAATGGTGCCAGTTATCTATGAGGATAAGGAtactgatgatgatgaagaatcTGATGATGCCATGGAAGATAACACAGATGAACAACAACCAGAAGAACAGTTTCATGCTGCCAGATACATTGATGCAAATGAAGATAGGTGA
- the LOC100796828 gene encoding WD repeat-containing protein 43 isoform X6 has product MGICGLSFANKGRLLRIVGHNGVAYGVNTETGELLKEFKITKKSITSLAFSNDEKYLAIVSSRPRVISWEIGEEILKFPNDLGNVEHISISSDAKNLVTSDFEGKHLQVWKCDLNSGNLCRGPTLPIRHPPLVLDCHSGCNKEDVVVLAVTGRGSAYIWNLSASSKDQIQPTKLTTETKIVETDKENGVSSKKRHTLIIASRLQPVEENKQMKALVTYGSVDHPQFSILNISNSGENIVLYVGDETDSVQQHDSPSGKAIPMESKKAKKRQATSDPDLPTTTNEVDLAFNVDQHEAAKGVLLDDDLNEPTMGEKLASLSVLDGNKSRSDTEQESSVPAKPPSADSVHVLLKQALNADDRTLLLDCLFTQDEKVIRKSIAQLNPSNVLKLLYSLISIIESRGSILVCALPWLKCLLLQHASGIMSQESSLKALNSLYQLIESRVSTFKSAIQLSSCLDTLRIGWFLLEQAIDEEEDEGEMVPVIYEDKDTDDDEESDDAMEDNTDEQQPEEQFHAARYIDANEDR; this is encoded by the exons AT GGGGATTTGTGGACTCTCATTCGCAAACAAGGGACGTCTTCTTCGCATTGTTGGACATAATGGGGTAGCATACGGGGTTAATACTGAAACAGGAGAGCTTTTAAAGGaatttaaaatcacaaaaaagtCTATTACTTCTCTGGCTTTCTCGAATG atgaaaaatatttagctATTGTCAGCTCTAGACCACGGGTTATAAGCTGGGAAATTGGGGAAGAGATTCTGAAGTTCCCTAATGATTTG GGAAATGTAGAGCACATTTCTATATCGAGTGATGCCAAAAATTTAGTTACATCAGATTTTGAGGGTAAACATCTTCAAGTTTGGAAGTGTGATTTAAATTCGGGAAATCTGTGTAGAGGTCCTACACTTCCCATAAGACATCCTCCATTAGTTTTGGACTGCCACAGTGGTTGCAATAAAGAAGATGTAGTTGTTTTGGCAGTTACTGGTAGAGGTTCAGCTTATATATGGAATTTGAGTGCTTCCTCCAAAGATCAGATACAGCCAACTAAATTGACTACGGAGACTAAAATAGTTGAAACAGACAAGGAAAATGGTGTAAGTTCAAAGAAAAGGCACACCTTGATTATTGCATCCAGATTACAACCAGTAGAGGAAAATAAACAGATGAAAGCTCTTGTGACTTATGGATCTGTAGATCATCCACAGTTTAGTATCTTAAATATTAGCAATTCAGGGGAGAATATAGTATTATATGTTGGAGATGAGACTGATTCTGTTCAGCAGCATGACAGTCCTTCTGGCAAAG CAATACCAATGGAAAGCAAGAAAGCTAAGAAAAGACAGGCAACATCTGATCCTGATCTTCCAACCACAACTAACGAGGTGGATTTAG CATTTAATGTAGATCAACATGAGGCTGCAAAAGGAGTCCTTCTTGATGATGATTTGAACGAGCCAACAATGGGAGAGAAACTTGCTAGTCTAAGTGTTCTGGATGGGAACAAATCAAGGAGTGATACAGAGCAAGAATCTTCTGTCCCAGCAAAGCCTCCAAGTGCAGACTCTGTACATGTTTTGCTTAAGCAAGCATTAAATGCTGATGATCGCACCCTTCTGCTAGATTGCTTGTTTACACAAGATGAGAAG GTTATTAGAAAGTCAATTGCACAGTTGAACCCATCCAACGTCCTCAAACTTCTATACTCTCTCATATCTATTATTGAATCTAG ggGTTCAATTTTGGTATGTGCTCTTCCATGGTTGAAGTGTCTACTTCTACAGCATGCCAGCGGAATAATGTCCCAGGAATCTTCATTAAAAGCTTTGAACTCTTTGTATCAA CTGATTGAGTCTAGAGTCTCCACTTTTAAATCTGCCATCCAACTCTCAAGTTGTTTAGACACGCTTCGCATAGGG TGGTTTCTTTTGGAACAGGCTATTGACGAGGAGGAAGATGAAGGTGAAATGGTGCCAGTTATCTATGAGGATAAGGAtactgatgatgatgaagaatcTGATGATGCCATGGAAGATAACACAGATGAACAACAACCAGAAGAACAGTTTCATGCTGCCAGATACATTGATGCAAATGAAGATAGGTGA